One segment of Mesoplodon densirostris isolate mMesDen1 chromosome 6, mMesDen1 primary haplotype, whole genome shotgun sequence DNA contains the following:
- the SMIM27 gene encoding LOW QUALITY PROTEIN: small integral membrane protein 27 (The sequence of the model RefSeq protein was modified relative to this genomic sequence to represent the inferred CDS: inserted 2 bases in 1 codon) has protein sequence MKPMSRRTLDRIYSALLLAVVLLSWGYVIYASTVAARRQLRNXYKIFGMNENL, from the exons ATGAAGCCAATGAGTCGCCGCACCCTGGACCGGATTTATTCAGCG TTGCTCCTCGCGGTCGTATTGCTCTCCTGGGGATACGTCATCTATGCATCAACTGTAGCTGCACGACGACAGCTAAGGAA ATACAAAATCTTCGGGATGAATGAAAATTTGTAA
- the TOPORS gene encoding E3 ubiquitin-protein ligase Topors, translating to MGSQQPPGSPLSREEGEAPLPTPAPEGRRRSRRVRLRGSCRHRPSFLGRRELATSSPAGPTPVSSEIMASAAKEFKMDNFSPKAGTSKLQQTVPADASPDSKCPICLDRFDNVSYLDRCLHKFCFRCVQEWSKNKAECPLCKQPFDSIFHSVRAEDDFKEYVLRPSYTGSFATPDGQRFRYRTTMTRERSASIYLPNSTMNRRTTTPPDSGVIFEGLGISARPRDGEIPPFMRQIAIRRPATADERSLRKIQEQDIINFRRTLYRAGARVRNIEDGGRYRDISAEFFRRNPACLHRLVPWLKRELTVLFGAHGSLVNIVQHIIMSNVTRYDLESQAFVSDLRPFLLNRTEHFIHEFISFARSPFNMAAFDQHANYDCPAPSYEEGSHSDSSVITISPDEAETHELDVTVGTVSQAPWDDETPGPSYSSSEQVHAAMSSLLNTSDSSDEELVTRRATSQMQGVQTNDDINNDSDSSSDNCVIVGFVKPLAERTPELVELSSDSEDLGSYEKMETVKAQEQEQSYSSGDSDVSRCSSPHSVLGKDEQINKGHCDSGTRIKSKKEEKQSVSLSSPRDLSSSIRGDRVYSPYTRRHRRRGRSRSSDSCSQSRSGHDQKNRRKHHEKKRMKSKRSRSRENSRPRGRRDKKRSRTRDSSWSRRSQTLSLSSESTSRSRSRSSDRGKRRSRSRNRDRYYLRNNYGSRYKWEYTYYSRNKDRDGYESSYRRRTLSRAHYSRQSSSPEFRIQSFSERTNARKKNNHSERKYYYYERHRSRSLSSTRSKTASTGPDRVRNEKPGGKRKYKTRHLEGSNDVAQPSREFASKVKEGHYSKSSSKLDGSYKNESDSFSDSPSSDRETKHKRRRRTRSLSVEIVYEGKATDTTRHHKKKKKKHKRKHKKHHGDNASCSPVVITIDSDSDKDSEVKEDTECDLSGPQDPLRNEFLFPSLGPFETKDVVTIEDEFGVLGKECDITTLNNNLNNANKTVDNISPQATSIEQTLDVREESTFASDLESQPSNVSYQTESSRRLPSPRISLMSVSLGRDHDMS from the exons ATG GGGTCGCAGCAGCCGCCGGGGTCTCCGCTGTCTCGCGAGGAGGGTGAAGCGCCCCTGCCTACTCCCGCTCCTGAGGGCCGGCGGAGAAGTCGCCGGGTTCGCCTTCGCGGGTCCTGCCGTCACCGACCCAGCTTTCTGGGCCGTCGGGAGCTTGCCACGAGCTCCCCAGCCGGGCCTACGCCGGTATCCTCCGAG aTAATGGCATCAGCCGCTAAGGAATTTAAAATGGACAACTTTTCACCTAAAGCTGGCACTAGCAAATTGCAACAGACAGTACCAGCTGATGCATCTCCTGATTCTAAGTGTCCTATATGCTTGGATAGGTTTGATAATGTGTCTTACTTAGATCGCTGTTTACATAAGTTCTGTTTTCGCTGTGTACAAGAGTGGTCAAAAAACAAAGCTGAATGTCCACTATGTAAACAGCCCTTTGATTCTATTTTCCATTCTGTGAGGGCAGAAGACGACTTCAAGGAGTATGTCCTAAGGCCTTCATACACTGGTTCTTTTGCTACCCCTGATGGTCAGCGATTCCGCTATCGTACAACTATGACAAGGGAACGAAGTGCTTCTATTTATTTACCTAATAGTACCATGAATAGAAGAACAACAACTCCACCAGATAGTGGAGTAATATTTGAAGGGTTAGGCATTTCAGCAAGACCTAGAGATGGTGAAATTCCTCCATTTATGAGACAGATTGCAATAAGGAGGCCAGCTACTGCAGATGAAAGATCTTTGCGGAAAATTCAAGAACAGGATATTATTAATTTTAGGCGAACTCTCTATCGTGCTGGTGCTCGAGTTAGAAATATTGAAGATGGTGGCCGCTATAGGGATATTTCAGCTGAATTTTTCCGTAGAAATCCGGCTTGCCTTCACAGGTTAGTCCCCTGGTTAAAACGTGAACTCACAGTTCTCTTTGGAGCTCATGGATCATTAGTGAATATTGTCCAGCATATCATCATGAGTAATGTTACTCGCTATGACTTGGAGAGTCAGGCATTTGTGTCTGATTTAAGGCCATTTTTACTTAATCGGACTGAGCATTTTATACACGAATTTATCAGTTTTGCCCGATCTCCATTTAACATGGCAGCCTTTGACCAGCATGCAAATTATGATTGTCCTGCGCCTTCATATGAAGAAGGTAGCCATTCTGATTCTTCGGTCATAACAATATCTCCCGATGAAGCAGAGACCCACGAGCTGGATGTTACTGTAGGTACTGTTAGTCAGGCACCATGGGATGATGAAACTCCAGGGCCATCTTATTCAAGCTCAGAGCAGGTACATGCTGCCATGTCTTCCCTTTTAAATACTTCTGACAGTTCAGATGAAGAACTTGTAACAAGAAGAGCCACATCTCAGATGCAGGGAGTACAAACCAATGATGACATAAATAATGACAGTGATTCTTCTTCAGATAATTGTGTCATTGTTGGGTTTGTTAAACCACTAGCTGAGAGGACCCCAGAACTTGTTGAACTGTCCTCTGATTCTGAGGACTTAGGTTCCTACGAGAAAATGGAGACTGTGAAGGCACAAGAACAAGAGCAGTCTTACAGTTCTGGTGATAGTGATGTTAGTAGATGTTCATCTCCACACTCTGTCCTTGGAAaggatgaacaaataaataaaggtcaTTGTGATTCTGGTACAAGAATCAAatcaaagaaggaagagaaacagtCTGTATCATTGTCCTCTCCCAGAGACCTGAGCTCATCCATCAGAGGAGACAGAGTATATTCCCCATATACCCGCAGACACAGAAGGAGGGGAAGATCCAGAAGTTCAGATTCATGTTCCCAGAGTAGGAGTGGGCATGATCAGAAGAATCGTAGGAAGCATCatgagaagaaaagaatgaaaagcaaacGATCCAGAAGCAGGGAGAATAGCAGACCTAGAGGTAGAAGAGACAAAAAGAGATCAAGAACTAGAGATAGCAGCTGGTCAAGAAGAAGCCAAACTCTATCTCTAAGTAGTGAAAGCACAAGCAGATCAAGATCTCGTAGCAGTGATCGTGGTAAAAGAAGATCACGGAGCAGAAATCGAGATCGTtactatttaagaaataattatggAAGCAGATACAAGTGGGAGTATACTTACTATAGTAGAAACAAGGACAGGGATGGCTACGAATCATCTTACAGGAGGAGGACTCTGTCCAGAGCTCATTATTCCAGACAATCTTCAAGTCCAGAATTTAGAATTCAGTCTTTTTCTGAAAGAAcaaatgctagaaaaaaaaataatcacagtGAAAGGAAATATTACTACTATGAAAGGCATAGATCAAGGAGCCTATCTAGTACTAGATCAAAGACTGCATCTACAGGGCCTGACCGGGTGAGAAATGAAAAGCCTGGCGGGAAACGAAAATACAAAACACGGCATTTGGAGGGTTCTAACGATGTGGCTCAACCATCTCGGGAATTTGCTTCTAAAGTAAAGGAAGGTCATTACTCAAAATCTTCATCAAAATTGgatggaagctacaaaaatgagAGTGACAGCTTTTCAGATAGCCCATCATCAGACAGAGAGACAaagcacaagagaagaagaaggacCCGGAGCCTAAGTGTAGAGATAGTTTATGAAGGGAAAGCTACCGATACAACTAgacaccataaaaagaaaaagaaaaaacataagagGAAGCATAAGAAACACCATGGCGATAATGCTTCATGTTCCCCAGTTGTGATTACCATTGACAGTGACAGTGATAAGGATTCTGAAGTAAAGGAGGATACAGAATGTGACCTTAGTGGTCCTCAAGACCCTCTACGAAACgaatttttgtttccttccttggGACCATTTGAAACTAAAGATGTAGTTACAATAGAAGATGAATTTGGTGTCCTGGGCAAGGAGTGTGATATTACCACACTTAATAACAACTTGAATAATGCCAACAAAACTGTAGATAATATTTCACCCCAGGCAACTTCAATTGAACAGACTCTTGATGTAAGAGAAGAGAGCACCTTTGCCTCTGATTTGGAGAGCCAGCCCAGTAATGTCTCTTACCAAACTGAGTCATCAAGGCGATTGCCATCTCCACGGATATCATTAATGTCAGTGTCTCTTGGTAGAGACCATGATATGTCTTAA
- the NDUFB6 gene encoding NADH dehydrogenase [ubiquinone] 1 beta subcomplex subunit 6, whose amino-acid sequence MSGYTSDEKLRLQQLRELRRRWLKDQELSPREPVLPPRRVWPMEQFWNKFLQDGASWKNVIYKTYRHSIFAFTHVLIPAWIIHYYLKYHVNTKPYAIVERKPRIFPGDTILETGEVIPPMKEFPDQHH is encoded by the exons ATGTCAGGGTATACGTCCGACGAGAAACTGCGGCTGCAGCAGCTGCGAGAGCTGAGAAGGCGATGGCTGAAGGATCAGGAGCTGAGCCCCCGGGAACCGGTGCTGCCCCCGCGGAGGGTGTGGCCTATGGAGCAATTCTGGAATAAGTTTTTGCAGGACGGGGCCTCCTGGAAGAATGTG atctATAAGACGTACCGACACAGTATCTTTGCTTTTACTCATGTACTGATCCCTGCCTGGATTATTCATTATTATCTCAAATATCATGTGAAT ACAAAACCGTATGCCATCGTTGAAAGGAAGCCCAGAATATTCCCA GGTGATACAATTCTGGAAACTGGAGAAGTAATCCCACCAATGAAAGAATTTCCTGATCAACATCACTGa